In Streptomyces qaidamensis, one DNA window encodes the following:
- a CDS encoding ectoine synthase, with amino-acid sequence MIVRSFKEIEGTDRHVKAASGTWESKRIVLAKEKVGFSLHETILYAGTETSMWYANHIEAVVCVEGEAELTDHETGQKHTITPGTMYLLDGHERHTLRVKQDFRCLCVFNPPVTGREDHDENGVYPLLTEEV; translated from the coding sequence GTGATTGTCCGTTCGTTCAAGGAGATCGAAGGTACCGACCGGCACGTGAAGGCGGCGTCCGGCACGTGGGAGAGCAAACGCATCGTCCTCGCCAAGGAGAAGGTCGGCTTCTCCCTGCACGAGACGATCCTGTACGCGGGTACGGAGACGTCGATGTGGTACGCGAACCACATCGAGGCCGTCGTCTGCGTGGAGGGCGAGGCCGAGCTGACCGACCACGAGACCGGGCAGAAGCACACCATCACGCCCGGCACGATGTACCTCCTGGACGGGCACGAGAGGCACACGCTGCGGGTCAAGCAGGACTTCCGCTGCCTCTGCGTGTTCAACCCGCCCGTGACCGGACGGGAGGACCACGACGAGAACGGCGTCTACCCGCTGCTCACCGAGGAGGTGTGA
- the ectA gene encoding diaminobutyrate acetyltransferase, whose translation MTAVQADPQIDRPTVADGAALWRMAKDSKVLDLNSSYSYLLWCRDFAATSAVARDAQGEPMGFITGYVRPDSPHTLLVWQVAVDEAHRGRGLAAALLDGLVARTTTELEVTTVETTITPGNTASERLFTSFAERHGARLEREVLFDTGLFPDGPHDAEVLYRIGPLPH comes from the coding sequence ATGACTGCCGTACAAGCAGATCCGCAAATCGACCGCCCCACGGTGGCTGACGGAGCCGCACTCTGGCGGATGGCGAAGGACTCGAAGGTTCTCGACCTGAACTCGTCCTACAGCTATCTGCTGTGGTGTCGGGACTTCGCCGCCACCTCGGCCGTCGCCCGCGACGCGCAGGGCGAGCCGATGGGTTTCATCACCGGGTACGTGCGGCCGGACAGCCCGCACACCCTGCTGGTCTGGCAGGTGGCGGTGGACGAGGCCCACCGCGGGCGCGGACTGGCCGCCGCGCTGCTCGACGGCCTGGTCGCACGGACCACGACCGAGCTGGAGGTGACGACGGTGGAGACCACCATCACCCCGGGCAACACCGCCTCGGAGCGCCTGTTCACGTCGTTCGCCGAGCGTCACGGCGCCCGGCTGGAGCGCGAGGTGCTGTTCGACACGGGCCTGTTCCCCGACGGGCCGCACGACGCAGAGGTGCTGTACCGCATCGGCCCGCTGCCCCACTGA
- a CDS encoding DsbA family oxidoreductase — protein MRVEIWSDIACPWCYVGKARFEKALRDFPYREDVEVVHRSFELDPGRAKDDIQPVITMLTKKYGMSAAQAEAGEDNLGAQAAAEGLDYRTRGRDHGSTFDMHRLLHFAEEQGRQEQLLDLLYRANFAEERSVFNDDERLVELASAAGLDSEAVRAVLADPDAYADEVRADEREAAQLGANGVPFFVLDRKYGVSGAQPTEVFTRALTQAYGEAPPLKIVDSGESADACGPDGCAVPQH, from the coding sequence ATGCGCGTCGAGATCTGGAGCGACATCGCCTGCCCCTGGTGCTACGTGGGCAAGGCCCGCTTCGAGAAGGCGCTGCGGGACTTCCCGTACCGCGAGGACGTCGAGGTGGTGCACCGCTCCTTCGAACTGGACCCCGGCCGCGCCAAGGACGACATCCAGCCCGTGATCACGATGCTCACCAAGAAGTACGGGATGAGCGCCGCGCAGGCCGAGGCCGGGGAGGACAACCTCGGCGCCCAGGCTGCGGCGGAAGGCCTCGACTACCGCACCCGGGGCCGCGACCACGGCAGCACTTTCGACATGCACCGCCTGCTGCACTTCGCCGAGGAGCAGGGCCGCCAGGAGCAGCTGCTCGACCTGCTCTACCGGGCCAACTTCGCCGAGGAGCGGTCCGTCTTCAACGACGACGAGCGGCTGGTGGAGCTCGCCTCGGCCGCCGGTCTCGACAGCGAGGCCGTACGCGCGGTGCTCGCCGACCCGGACGCGTACGCCGACGAGGTCCGGGCCGACGAGCGCGAGGCCGCACAGCTCGGCGCGAACGGTGTGCCGTTCTTCGTGCTCGACCGCAAGTACGGCGTCTCCGGCGCCCAGCCCACCGAGGTCTTCACCCGGGCCCTCACCCAGGCGTACGGCGAGGCCCCGCCCCTGAAGATCGTCGACAGCGGCGAGAGCGCGGACGCCTGCGGCCCGGACGGCTGCGCCGTGCCCCAGCACTGA
- the ectB gene encoding diaminobutyrate--2-oxoglutarate transaminase — protein sequence MTITQPDLSVFETVESEVRSYCRGWPTVFDRAVGSRMYDEDGHEYLDFFAGAGSLNYGHNNPVLKRALIDYLERDGVTHGLDMSTTAKRTFLEAFQNLLLRPRDLPYKVMFPGPTGTNAVEAALKLARKVKGRESIVSFTNAFHGMSLGSLAVTGNAFKRAGAGIPLVHGTPMPFDNYFDGTVEDFLWFERLLEDQGSGLNKPAAVIVETVQGEGGINVARAEWLRALSELCERQDMLLIVDDIQMGCGRTGAFFSFEEAGITPDIVTVSKSISGYGLPMSLCLFKPELDVWEPGEHNGTFRGNNPAFVTATAALETYWADGSAMEKQTRKRGEQVEQALISITEENLADVKEYRGRGLVWGMEFHDKARAGKVAKRAFELGLLIETSGPESEVVKLLPALTITPEELDEGLSMLARAVRETA from the coding sequence GTGACCATCACCCAGCCCGACCTGAGCGTCTTCGAGACCGTCGAGTCCGAGGTGCGCAGTTACTGCCGCGGCTGGCCCACCGTCTTCGACCGTGCGGTGGGCAGCCGCATGTACGACGAGGACGGCCATGAGTACCTCGACTTCTTCGCCGGAGCCGGGTCACTGAACTACGGGCACAACAACCCGGTCCTGAAACGCGCGCTGATCGACTACCTGGAGCGCGACGGCGTCACGCACGGGCTCGACATGTCGACCACCGCCAAGCGCACGTTCCTTGAGGCCTTCCAGAACCTGCTGCTGCGCCCGCGCGACCTGCCGTACAAGGTCATGTTCCCCGGCCCGACCGGCACCAACGCCGTCGAGGCCGCCCTGAAGCTGGCGCGGAAGGTGAAGGGGCGCGAGTCGATCGTGTCCTTCACCAACGCCTTCCACGGCATGTCGCTGGGCTCGCTGGCCGTGACCGGCAACGCCTTCAAGCGCGCCGGCGCCGGTATCCCGCTGGTCCACGGCACCCCGATGCCGTTCGACAACTACTTCGACGGCACGGTCGAGGACTTCCTGTGGTTCGAGCGGCTCCTGGAGGACCAGGGCTCGGGCCTCAACAAGCCCGCCGCCGTGATCGTCGAGACCGTGCAGGGCGAGGGCGGCATCAACGTGGCCCGGGCCGAGTGGCTGCGCGCCCTGTCCGAGCTGTGCGAGCGGCAGGACATGCTGCTGATCGTCGACGACATCCAGATGGGCTGCGGCCGTACCGGCGCGTTCTTCTCCTTCGAGGAGGCGGGCATCACGCCGGACATCGTCACCGTCTCCAAGTCGATCAGCGGCTACGGCCTGCCCATGTCGCTGTGCCTGTTCAAGCCGGAGCTCGACGTGTGGGAGCCCGGCGAGCACAACGGCACCTTCCGCGGCAACAACCCCGCGTTCGTCACGGCCACCGCGGCCCTGGAGACGTACTGGGCCGACGGTTCCGCCATGGAGAAGCAGACCCGCAAGCGCGGCGAGCAGGTCGAGCAGGCGCTGATCTCCATCACCGAGGAGAACCTGGCCGACGTGAAGGAGTACCGGGGCCGTGGCCTGGTGTGGGGCATGGAGTTCCACGACAAGGCCCGCGCCGGCAAGGTCGCCAAGCGCGCCTTCGAGCTCGGACTGCTCATCGAGACGTCCGGCCCGGAGAGCGAGGTCGTGAAGCTGCTCCCGGCGCTCACCATCACGCCCGAGGAGCTGGACGAGGGCCTGAGCATGCTGGCCCGCGCCGTCCGAGAGACCGCCTGA
- a CDS encoding pyridoxal-phosphate-dependent aminotransferase family protein, whose product MTHPFLDLAPLGADRFAAIEDRVARLLSTEQDVVIMQGEALLPLEGAIRAAAGPGTTALNVITGPYGQTFGDWLRDCGATVIDLAVPFHTAVTAEEIRQAFAEHPQIDFVSLVHAEAATGNTNPVAEIGEIVRAHGALFYLDAVASIGAEPVLPDAWGVDLCVIGAQKAMGGPAGVSAVSVSERAWARMAANPKAPRRSYLSLLDWKERWIDGGRRALLHAPAQLEMLALEACVERIEAAGAEAVMARHASAAAATRAGAVALGGGLEPYVYEARDAAPVATTLRAPSGLVASELVRRALEADPAVPLAAGGGALAKEMIRVNHYGADATPGAVRASLAALGVALSEQGLSVDVEAALRAVEGAWR is encoded by the coding sequence GTGACGCATCCGTTTCTGGACCTGGCCCCGCTCGGCGCGGACCGCTTCGCCGCGATCGAGGACCGTGTGGCGCGGCTGCTGAGCACCGAGCAGGACGTCGTGATCATGCAGGGCGAGGCGTTGCTGCCGCTGGAGGGCGCGATCCGCGCCGCGGCCGGTCCCGGCACGACGGCGCTGAACGTCATCACGGGGCCCTACGGGCAGACCTTCGGCGACTGGCTGCGGGACTGCGGCGCCACGGTGATCGACCTGGCGGTGCCCTTCCACACGGCGGTGACGGCCGAGGAGATCAGGCAGGCCTTCGCCGAGCACCCGCAGATCGACTTCGTGTCGCTGGTGCACGCGGAGGCGGCGACCGGCAACACCAACCCGGTCGCGGAGATCGGCGAGATCGTGAGGGCCCACGGGGCGCTGTTCTACCTGGACGCCGTGGCGTCGATCGGGGCCGAGCCGGTGCTGCCGGACGCGTGGGGCGTGGATCTGTGCGTGATCGGCGCGCAGAAGGCGATGGGCGGTCCGGCCGGGGTGTCGGCGGTGTCCGTGAGCGAGCGGGCCTGGGCGCGGATGGCCGCCAACCCGAAGGCTCCGCGCCGGTCGTACCTGTCGCTCCTCGACTGGAAGGAGCGGTGGATCGACGGCGGCCGCAGGGCGCTGCTGCACGCGCCCGCGCAACTGGAGATGCTGGCGCTGGAGGCGTGCGTGGAGCGGATCGAGGCAGCGGGAGCGGAGGCCGTGATGGCCCGGCACGCGTCCGCCGCGGCGGCGACCCGGGCCGGTGCGGTCGCGCTCGGTGGCGGTCTGGAGCCGTATGTGTACGAGGCCCGGGACGCGGCGCCCGTCGCCACGACGCTGCGGGCGCCCTCCGGGCTGGTGGCGTCGGAGCTGGTCCGGCGGGCGCTGGAGGCGGATCCGGCCGTGCCGTTGGCCGCGGGCGGGGGTGCGCTGGCCAAGGAGATGATCCGGGTCAACCACTACGGCGCGGACGCGACGCCGGGCGCGGTGCGGGCGAGTCTGGCGGCGCTGGGCGTGGCGCTCTCCGAGCAGGGGCTGTCGGTGGATGTGGAGGCGGCGCTGCGGGCCGTCGAGGGGGCGTGGAGGTAG
- a CDS encoding GNAT family N-acetyltransferase — translation MINDRLTPDRVIRTALPAEVADVVAVHARARATYYPDGLPQDGTDWSAIWRSALTRPDGRVLCVVEGGRIVGLASFRVPEDTPADTVALFQFHVDPDHWRHGVGSALHAACVEEWQADGRRTAVLDVHVDNVRAQGFYRRQGWVPEPAGPGDHHLRMRFVLPGE, via the coding sequence ATGATCAACGACCGACTGACCCCCGACCGTGTGATCCGCACCGCCCTGCCCGCGGAGGTGGCCGACGTCGTCGCGGTCCACGCACGGGCCCGGGCCACGTACTACCCCGACGGGCTGCCACAGGACGGCACCGACTGGTCCGCCATCTGGCGCAGCGCCCTCACCCGGCCGGACGGCCGGGTGCTGTGCGTCGTGGAGGGGGGCCGCATCGTCGGCCTGGCCTCCTTCCGCGTCCCCGAGGACACCCCGGCGGACACGGTGGCACTGTTCCAGTTCCACGTCGACCCCGACCACTGGCGCCATGGAGTCGGCAGCGCGCTGCACGCGGCCTGTGTGGAGGAGTGGCAGGCCGACGGCAGGCGTACGGCCGTGCTCGACGTGCACGTGGACAACGTGCGGGCGCAGGGGTTCTACCGGCGGCAGGGCTGGGTCCCGGAACCGGCCGGGCCGGGAGATCACCACCTGCGCATGCGGTTCGTCCTGCCCGGGGAATGA
- a CDS encoding DinB family protein: MTDTRAEASPTLPDGRPVPHLTGDERAMLESWLDFHRATLELKCAGLDDAQVRVAAAEPSSLTLLGLVQHLAEVERNWFQRVAGGVAVAPVFEDATGYSLDPARGLDAALGIWRREIARGRELCAGLPLDHIGRVAEGPVPGMEVSLRWVLIHMIEEYARHNGHADLLRERIDGVTGA; this comes from the coding sequence ATGACCGACACACGCGCCGAAGCATCCCCGACCCTTCCCGACGGCCGCCCCGTCCCGCATCTGACCGGTGACGAGCGCGCCATGCTGGAGAGCTGGCTGGACTTCCACCGGGCCACGCTGGAGCTGAAGTGCGCCGGTCTGGACGACGCGCAGGTGCGGGTCGCTGCGGCCGAGCCGTCGTCGCTGACCCTGCTCGGGCTGGTGCAGCACCTCGCCGAGGTCGAGCGGAACTGGTTCCAGCGGGTGGCCGGCGGGGTGGCCGTGGCGCCCGTGTTCGAGGACGCGACTGGCTACTCGCTCGATCCGGCGCGCGGGCTCGACGCGGCGCTCGGAATCTGGCGGCGGGAGATCGCGCGGGGGCGGGAGCTGTGCGCCGGGCTGCCGCTGGACCACATCGGGCGGGTCGCCGAGGGGCCGGTGCCCGGGATGGAGGTCAGTCTGCGCTGGGTGCTCATCCACATGATCGAGGAGTACGCGCGGCACAACGGTCACGCCGATCTCCTGCGGGAACGTATCGACGGAGTGACCGGGGCCTGA
- a CDS encoding aminotransferase class V-fold PLP-dependent enzyme produces METFENLVRAEFTPKHTYLNTASNGLLPARTVSAVQQAVRMRAEGTPLGPLYEDVEAARASFARLAGVPAERVATGASVAEYGALIAASLPAGAEVLTAESDFASLVNPFHVRGDLKVRAVPLERLAESVRPGTALVAVSAAQSADGRIADLPAVREAARAHGARTYVDASQSAGWLPMEADADDFLAAVGFKWLMGPHGASFFVAPQDFGGLTPLLAGWVAGEVPWDSCYGPVAELAHSARRFDVSPALFTYAGLRASLELLEEIGVDTVHAHDVGLADRFRAGLAGLGQEPVPAPGSAIVSVPGLGHRQGELSRAGIEVSNRAGNLRAAFHLYNTPADVDRLLEVLAA; encoded by the coding sequence ATGGAGACCTTCGAGAACCTCGTCCGTGCCGAGTTCACCCCGAAGCACACCTACCTCAACACCGCGAGCAACGGCCTGCTGCCCGCCCGTACCGTCAGCGCCGTGCAGCAGGCGGTGCGAATGCGCGCCGAGGGCACGCCCCTGGGTCCCCTCTACGAGGACGTGGAGGCCGCCCGCGCGTCCTTCGCCCGGCTGGCCGGCGTCCCGGCCGAGCGCGTCGCGACCGGGGCCTCGGTCGCCGAGTACGGTGCGCTGATCGCCGCCTCGCTCCCCGCCGGTGCCGAAGTCCTCACGGCGGAGAGCGACTTCGCGTCCCTGGTGAACCCGTTCCATGTGCGCGGCGACCTCAAGGTGCGGGCCGTCCCCCTGGAGCGGCTCGCCGAGTCCGTCCGCCCCGGCACCGCGCTCGTCGCGGTCAGCGCCGCGCAGTCCGCCGACGGCCGCATCGCCGACCTGCCCGCGGTGCGCGAGGCGGCCCGGGCGCACGGCGCCCGCACCTACGTCGACGCCTCCCAGTCGGCCGGCTGGCTGCCGATGGAGGCCGACGCGGACGACTTCCTCGCCGCCGTCGGCTTCAAGTGGCTCATGGGCCCGCACGGGGCCTCGTTCTTCGTCGCCCCGCAGGACTTCGGAGGGCTCACACCGCTGCTCGCCGGCTGGGTCGCCGGCGAGGTCCCCTGGGACAGCTGCTACGGCCCCGTGGCGGAACTCGCCCACTCGGCGCGGCGGTTCGACGTCAGCCCGGCCCTCTTCACCTACGCGGGGCTGCGCGCCTCACTGGAACTGCTGGAGGAGATCGGCGTCGACACCGTGCACGCCCATGACGTCGGCCTCGCGGACCGCTTCCGCGCCGGGCTCGCCGGGCTGGGCCAGGAGCCCGTGCCCGCACCGGGGTCGGCGATCGTGTCGGTGCCGGGGCTCGGCCACCGGCAGGGCGAACTGAGCCGGGCGGGCATCGAGGTCTCGAACCGGGCCGGGAACCTGCGGGCCGCGTTCCACCTCTACAACACGCCCGCGGACGTGGACCGGCTGCTGGAGGTCCTGGCGGCATGA
- the thpD gene encoding ectoine hydroxylase: MTATTDTTTGIPDLYPSRGAAEALTPRQDPVVWGAPDAPGPVTPADLLSFERDGFLAIDELISEDEVAVYRNELNRLVNDPDMRADERSIVEPKSKEIRTVFEVHKISEVFARLVRDERVVGRARQILGSDVYVHQSRINVKPGFGASGFYWHSDFETWHAEDGLPRMRTVSVSIALTENYDTNGGLMIMPGSHKTFLGCAGETPKDNYKKSLQMQDAGTPSDEALTQLATQHGIKLFTGKAGSATWFDCNAMHGSGDNITPFPRSNVFIVFNSVENTAVEPFAAPVRRPEFIGARDFTPVR, from the coding sequence ATGACCGCCACTACCGACACCACCACCGGTATCCCCGACCTCTACCCCAGTCGCGGTGCCGCCGAGGCGCTGACCCCGCGCCAGGACCCGGTTGTCTGGGGCGCACCCGACGCCCCGGGCCCGGTCACCCCGGCCGACCTGCTGTCCTTCGAGCGCGACGGCTTCCTGGCCATCGACGAGCTCATCAGCGAGGACGAGGTCGCGGTCTACCGCAACGAGCTGAACCGGCTGGTGAACGACCCGGACATGCGGGCCGACGAGCGGTCGATCGTCGAGCCGAAGTCCAAGGAGATCCGCACGGTCTTCGAGGTGCACAAGATCAGCGAGGTGTTCGCCCGGCTGGTCCGCGACGAGCGGGTCGTCGGACGGGCGCGGCAGATCCTCGGCTCGGACGTGTACGTCCACCAGTCGCGGATCAACGTCAAGCCGGGGTTCGGCGCCAGTGGCTTCTACTGGCACTCGGACTTCGAGACGTGGCACGCCGAGGACGGTCTGCCGCGGATGCGCACGGTGTCGGTCTCGATCGCGCTGACCGAGAACTACGACACCAACGGCGGTCTCATGATCATGCCGGGGTCGCACAAGACGTTCCTCGGGTGCGCGGGGGAAACTCCGAAGGACAACTACAAGAAGTCGCTGCAGATGCAGGACGCGGGCACGCCGTCCGACGAGGCGCTGACCCAGCTGGCCACGCAGCACGGCATCAAGTTGTTCACGGGCAAGGCCGGTTCGGCGACGTGGTTCGACTGCAACGCCATGCACGGTTCCGGCGACAACATCACGCCGTTCCCGCGCAGCAACGTGTTCATCGTGTTCAACAGCGTGGAGAACACGGCGGTGGAACCGTTCGCGGCACCGGTGCGGCGGCCGGAGTTCATCGGCGCGCGGGACTTCACGCCGGTGCGGTGA
- a CDS encoding DUF1349 domain-containing protein, whose protein sequence is MDLEFSELPFGLRTYGPDGHWSYEDGVLTGWAGARQDRFVPPTGEGLDPASDAPRLLGAPEGDFQLIAKVTVGFGAAFDAGVLYVHVGERAWAKLCLEYSPDVPTVCTVVTRGHSDDANSFTVEGSSVWLRVSRTGRAFAFHASRDGERWTFVRLFTLGEEKETEAALVGFMTQSPMGEGCVVTFDHIEFRPAWPDDLRDGS, encoded by the coding sequence ATGGATCTGGAATTTTCTGAACTTCCCTTCGGCCTGCGCACATATGGGCCCGACGGCCACTGGTCCTACGAGGACGGCGTGCTCACGGGGTGGGCCGGGGCGCGGCAGGACCGGTTCGTGCCGCCCACCGGTGAAGGGCTGGACCCGGCCTCCGACGCGCCCCGGCTGCTCGGGGCGCCGGAGGGCGACTTCCAGCTGATCGCCAAGGTCACCGTCGGGTTCGGCGCGGCCTTCGACGCCGGGGTGCTCTACGTCCATGTAGGGGAGCGGGCCTGGGCCAAGCTCTGCCTGGAGTACTCCCCGGACGTCCCCACCGTCTGCACGGTGGTGACCCGGGGGCACTCCGACGACGCCAACTCCTTCACCGTGGAGGGCAGTTCCGTCTGGCTGCGGGTGAGCCGCACCGGCCGCGCCTTCGCCTTCCACGCCTCCCGCGACGGCGAACGCTGGACCTTCGTCCGCCTCTTCACCCTCGGCGAGGAGAAGGAGACGGAAGCGGCCCTGGTCGGCTTCATGACCCAGTCCCCGATGGGGGAGGGCTGCGTGGTGACGTTCGACCACATCGAGTTCAGGCCTGCCTGGCCGGACGATCTGCGCGACGGCAGCTGA